The following nucleotide sequence is from Glycine max cultivar Williams 82 chromosome 9, Glycine_max_v4.0, whole genome shotgun sequence.
aataaagacAATGAAATTGAAACCTAAAACATCATGCAAGCCCAAAGGAGATCTAGCCCAGTTGATTGAACGGGTGTAGGGAGTGCtgtaaatattttgatatcaaatttaattcctactgttaaaaaaaaatccatgcaAGCTATTAAAACCCCATACCGTTACGTTGATCTTAGTGggttttctatttctatttcattgtagtattatatattataccagttatatttttgtttttttacttttgtatctttatttttttcagcaAGTGTCAAATAAGGTTTTGAGTgtcctaaaatcatttttgatAAGTTCGCATTACATGTGGGTCATGTGTATATTTTacatgattatatatatttttttggaaggggaatgaaggaaaaagaatattaaaagcaAAGGCCAATGAGTATAAAGAAGCATTGAGGGGACTGAGCAGGCTAGGATCAACACCGCCAAGGTGTGAGCACAAATGTGGAGGCTGCATTCCCTGCAATCCCATTCAAATTCCTACCAACAATGATCTTCTGGGTGCTCAGTACGCAAATTACGAGCCTGAAGGATGGAAATGCAAATGTGGCAATTCTTACTACAACCCTTAAGTAATTAATCCCCGTAACAAGAAGAGTTTCTTGTTATTTGTATGTGCATAAAGTTCTAGTTTACAATATGATTGATTAGTCAAGCCTCGAAAT
It contains:
- the LOC102663244 gene encoding uncharacterized protein, with translation METRRIMCYNFLVASILLLSCLVCVKSRPLFLFDASTQQAFFKQSSTLDDDQTTRIQDVSKHVFDTTQGNEGKRILKAKANEYKEALRGLSRLGSTPPRCEHKCGGCIPCNPIQIPTNNDLLGAQYANYEPEGWKCKCGNSYYNP